The bacterium genome window below encodes:
- a CDS encoding DUF4416 family protein yields the protein MNQGPAKGRVEPVKLFAAILYSEESLLERARERLSGLYGPEDFVSEPFPFEHTDFYEAEMGAGLKRIFVAWERLVHPGALAQSKLATDRIERELAAPGGNRQVNVDPGTLDYQKVVLASFKYMGQKIFIGEGVWADLTLYYRKGGWAKFEWTFPDFKLGAYDSALLEIRRLYKRQMLEPHPEERP from the coding sequence ATGAACCAGGGACCGGCCAAAGGACGGGTGGAGCCGGTGAAGCTGTTCGCCGCGATCCTCTATTCCGAGGAAAGCCTGCTGGAGCGGGCCCGGGAGCGGCTTTCCGGGCTGTACGGCCCGGAAGACTTTGTCAGTGAGCCGTTCCCGTTCGAGCACACGGATTTTTACGAAGCCGAGATGGGCGCGGGCCTCAAGCGCATTTTTGTCGCCTGGGAGCGCCTGGTCCACCCCGGTGCGTTGGCCCAGTCCAAGCTCGCCACCGACCGGATCGAGCGCGAGCTGGCCGCACCCGGCGGCAACCGACAGGTGAATGTCGACCCCGGCACACTGGACTACCAGAAAGTCGTGCTGGCCTCGTTCAAGTACATGGGCCAGAAAATATTCATCGGCGAGGGGGTTTGGGCCGACCTGACCCTCTACTACCGCAAGGGCGGCTGGGCCAAGTTCGAATGGACTTTCCCGGATTTCAAGCTCGGGGCCTATGACAGCGCGCTCCTGGAGATTCGCCGCCTCTACAAGCGCCAGATGCTCGAACCCCATCCAGAGGAGCGGCCCTGA
- a CDS encoding PQQ-binding-like beta-propeller repeat protein, which yields MRFMRVLYPAITALCFIASGMRADFGIHTFDVIGLKDGGKVQAVFSTASRNEKFAAVRTGSDDAAQGLITNLVYRSDALFLGGKGIEFVTYPVYDPQALTDFAPKDLAISPIENQPPATWLYLMMAISEHSVRMLWELRDQDVTWSFIGADGRQNRCSQKKTESKTYDASYFGFPAQAVFNAVGVDPDGVFWVCSSSGILRFTGQDWSIVDGPANCVAVDKNGVKYFGTPTHGITTCRETACATLIQANQIRGEVTAIDVAADGNTIWFASYDKSSQTVGFYRYQGGSLTESLFNAGVDGWSRVPSLISDGIGRVWVATDYGVKLFQDGAWTTITTSDGLSAGKVNDIYMENPSKIWCATDNGISLINAKGSYNLYALDKQTIISCSPTVDSTGIAYYGRADGYFYAEKVIEGQGVVKSPAPDLTKLVDGVNFYEILNPNVIWSFKTGGAVLSSPAVDYVGTILFGSNDGNLYALNPNGTLKWKYTTGGAVVSSPAAGANGEVYVGSCDGYIYAIGPTGSLLWRFQTGGEVLASPALATDGTVYCGSSDGKMYALDNGGNLRWAYQTGAAIWSSAAIDLNGRLYFGSNDSKIYALQSDGSLAWSYTTGGPVISSPTIDLIHGAAYVGSSDSLIYAFGVNGGSPRWTFNVKGPVWSSAVMTTTGDIDCNSSNIIAIDADLTNSSTTFPWESIFLTTEGQSSGSGIQGSSGNSGTSCVSVYGPVFYVSLNEKGCSASPGWPVGYDLTTWPKWRHDLQNTGNLATSLGVAMKPTNELAIDTRCDLCRDGALNVKDVLFLMAGGVTDPDNPALDWDGDGQWSLDDATLLLKELLSGKCNPPQALLAAGSIFSPGQSSFNLSQLDVIELETALGNLDLSTSQREQFLTELLALGANAASLPKAFSLMQNSPNPFNPSTSIKFEVPEGATEHVSLS from the coding sequence ATGAGATTCATGCGAGTTCTATATCCCGCAATTACCGCTCTCTGCTTCATCGCCTCCGGGATGCGCGCGGACTTTGGCATCCACACCTTCGACGTCATCGGCTTGAAGGACGGCGGCAAGGTCCAGGCTGTGTTCAGCACCGCCTCGCGCAACGAAAAGTTCGCCGCGGTGCGCACCGGCTCGGATGACGCGGCGCAGGGGTTGATCACCAACTTGGTTTACCGGTCCGATGCGTTGTTCCTCGGCGGAAAAGGGATCGAATTTGTAACCTATCCCGTCTACGATCCTCAAGCCCTCACCGATTTCGCTCCGAAAGACCTGGCAATAAGCCCAATCGAGAACCAGCCGCCTGCGACCTGGCTGTATCTCATGATGGCCATCAGCGAGCACTCCGTGCGTATGCTCTGGGAGCTGAGAGACCAGGATGTCACGTGGTCATTCATCGGCGCGGACGGACGTCAGAACAGATGCTCGCAAAAAAAGACAGAATCTAAAACCTACGATGCCTCATATTTCGGGTTTCCCGCCCAGGCCGTGTTCAACGCGGTGGGAGTGGACCCGGATGGGGTTTTCTGGGTTTGCAGCAGCTCCGGAATTCTGCGCTTTACCGGCCAGGACTGGAGCATAGTGGACGGCCCGGCCAATTGCGTAGCCGTGGACAAGAACGGGGTTAAATATTTCGGCACCCCGACCCATGGGATCACCACCTGCCGTGAGACCGCCTGCGCCACGCTGATACAGGCGAATCAAATCCGCGGCGAGGTCACCGCGATTGACGTGGCGGCCGACGGGAATACTATCTGGTTCGCCTCCTACGACAAATCCAGCCAGACAGTGGGTTTCTACCGTTACCAGGGTGGAAGTTTGACCGAATCGCTGTTCAACGCTGGCGTGGATGGCTGGTCCAGAGTCCCCTCCCTGATCAGTGACGGCATCGGAAGAGTCTGGGTGGCTACCGACTACGGTGTAAAGTTGTTCCAGGATGGCGCCTGGACGACTATCACCACGTCGGACGGCCTGTCCGCAGGCAAGGTCAACGATATCTATATGGAAAATCCCTCCAAAATCTGGTGCGCCACCGACAACGGGATTTCGCTGATCAACGCCAAGGGCTCCTACAACCTTTACGCACTGGACAAGCAGACAATCATCTCCTGCAGCCCGACAGTGGACAGCACAGGGATCGCCTATTACGGCCGGGCCGACGGCTATTTCTATGCCGAGAAGGTCATCGAAGGCCAGGGAGTTGTCAAATCCCCGGCTCCAGACCTTACCAAGCTGGTCGACGGCGTCAATTTCTACGAGATACTCAACCCCAACGTCATCTGGTCGTTCAAGACCGGGGGCGCGGTCCTCTCCTCGCCGGCCGTGGATTACGTGGGCACGATCCTGTTCGGCAGCAATGACGGCAACCTGTATGCGCTGAACCCCAACGGAACCCTGAAATGGAAGTACACCACGGGCGGCGCGGTGGTGTCCTCCCCTGCCGCCGGCGCCAACGGTGAGGTGTATGTCGGCTCCTGCGATGGGTACATCTACGCCATCGGCCCCACCGGCTCGCTCCTGTGGCGCTTCCAGACCGGCGGCGAGGTGCTCGCCTCCCCGGCCCTGGCTACGGACGGGACTGTGTACTGCGGTTCGAGCGACGGGAAAATGTACGCCCTGGACAACGGCGGCAACCTGCGCTGGGCTTATCAGACCGGGGCTGCAATTTGGTCCTCGGCTGCGATAGACCTGAACGGGCGCCTGTATTTCGGGTCCAACGACAGCAAGATATACGCCCTGCAGTCGGACGGCAGCCTGGCCTGGAGCTACACCACCGGTGGCCCGGTCATCTCCTCGCCCACCATCGACCTGATCCACGGCGCAGCTTATGTCGGCTCCAGTGACAGCCTCATCTACGCCTTCGGTGTCAACGGCGGCAGCCCCAGATGGACCTTCAATGTCAAGGGCCCGGTCTGGAGCTCGGCGGTCATGACCACTACGGGAGATATTGACTGCAATTCGAGCAATATAATAGCCATCGATGCGGACTTGACAAACAGCTCCACGACTTTCCCGTGGGAGAGTATCTTCCTGACCACAGAGGGACAGTCATCCGGCAGCGGGATACAAGGCTCATCGGGTAACTCAGGCACTTCCTGCGTCTCGGTCTACGGACCGGTCTTCTATGTCAGCCTCAACGAAAAGGGCTGCAGCGCCAGCCCCGGCTGGCCGGTAGGCTACGATCTGACCACCTGGCCCAAGTGGAGACACGACCTGCAGAATACGGGCAACCTGGCCACCAGTCTGGGTGTGGCGATGAAACCCACCAATGAGCTGGCGATCGATACCCGCTGCGACCTGTGCCGCGACGGCGCCCTGAATGTCAAGGACGTCCTGTTCCTGATGGCCGGCGGCGTGACCGATCCGGACAACCCGGCCCTGGACTGGGACGGGGACGGCCAGTGGTCGCTCGATGACGCCACCTTGCTGCTCAAGGAGCTTCTCTCCGGCAAATGCAATCCCCCGCAGGCCCTGCTCGCCGCGGGCAGCATCTTCTCGCCCGGCCAGAGCAGCTTCAACCTCAGCCAGCTCGACGTGATCGAGCTGGAAACCGCCCTGGGCAATCTGGACCTGAGCACCAGCCAGCGCGAGCAGTTCCTCACCGAGCTCCTGGCCCTGGGCGCCAACGCCGCATCGCTGCCCAAGGCTTTCAGCCTGATGCAGAATTCACCCAACCCGTTCAACCCCTCCACCTCGATCAAGTTCGAGGTGCCCGAGGGCGCGACGGAGCATGTCAGTCTGAGC
- a CDS encoding UTP--glucose-1-phosphate uridylyltransferase, which translates to MPIKKVVVPVAGHGTRLLPATKSQPKEMLPVGRKPVVQYVVEEIEKAGLKQILFVTGRHKRSIENHFDKDVQLVKELNQTGKSSLVAELRYQEMSVSFYYVRQSEQKGLADAINLARDFVAEDNFVCALGDSIIRSGQGGRSLLQRMMEVHEKNKAACTIAIERIPPGEAYRYGIVKFKAETAPGVFSVESLVEKPDIEDAPSDLAIAARYVFSPAIFDAIDMTLPGKSGELQITDSISLLIKKGLPVYAVLMGEEEKRYDIGNFESYFRAFVDFALQDEKYGHMLRNYLARLV; encoded by the coding sequence ATGCCGATCAAAAAAGTCGTAGTGCCGGTGGCCGGGCACGGCACGCGCCTGTTGCCCGCGACCAAGAGCCAGCCCAAGGAAATGCTGCCCGTGGGGCGCAAACCGGTGGTGCAGTATGTGGTGGAGGAGATCGAGAAAGCCGGGCTCAAGCAGATCCTGTTTGTCACTGGCCGCCACAAACGCTCGATCGAGAACCATTTCGACAAGGACGTGCAACTGGTCAAGGAGCTGAACCAGACCGGCAAGTCCTCCCTGGTCGCTGAGCTGCGCTACCAGGAAATGAGCGTCAGTTTCTACTACGTGCGCCAGAGCGAGCAGAAAGGCCTGGCCGATGCGATCAACCTGGCGCGCGATTTCGTGGCCGAGGACAACTTTGTCTGCGCCCTGGGCGATTCGATCATCCGCTCCGGCCAGGGCGGGCGCAGCCTGCTGCAGCGCATGATGGAGGTGCACGAGAAGAACAAGGCCGCCTGCACCATCGCCATCGAGCGTATCCCGCCCGGCGAGGCCTACCGCTACGGCATCGTGAAGTTCAAGGCAGAGACCGCGCCCGGGGTGTTCTCGGTGGAGAGCCTGGTCGAGAAGCCGGACATCGAGGATGCCCCCAGCGACCTGGCCATCGCGGCGCGCTACGTGTTTTCGCCCGCCATTTTCGACGCCATCGACATGACCCTGCCCGGCAAGAGCGGCGAGTTGCAGATCACGGACTCGATCTCCCTGCTCATCAAAAAAGGCCTTCCGGTCTACGCCGTGCTGATGGGTGAGGAGGAGAAACGCTACGACATCGGCAATTTCGAGAGCTATTTCCGTGCCTTTGTCGATTTCGCGCTGCAGGATGAGAAATACGGACACATGCTGCGCAACTACCTGGCGAGGCTGGTATGA
- a CDS encoding TonB-dependent receptor, translating to MFFSNFLLEHRLSPSRSLSLDVGGSQGHVRRVFIDDLTKSQISSSYVKFNCLLDALSIQAFWNRIDQEEKSVYLTSPDERINSNTVDLELQYKKNLKWNNSLVSGASIRHNSFSTDVTPADEEQDLYSFYLQDEYRPIPELSFLAGCRVDHHPLTKTNVSPRFSLICAPDRVNTLRISLARAYRNPSFQNSELDYKRSYRLHVLGNRELKAEKATSTEFGYTFFPGEMMKFKTDLFFLRFHDNIFLEKARQEGDFLVLTFNNRDKARIIWGFESSLDFIPVPCLKFNLNYSFQRVGNDYFVGAQQSPPRDKANCKVSLSPAAGVDLSLNAGYTSGSKWIVVDRDGEFGLYKVPAHSTVDTRLGYSAGDSGLELFVAGYNLFDNKVREYPVAERIRRRVTVGAYWTY from the coding sequence ATGTTTTTCAGCAATTTTCTTCTCGAACACCGCCTCTCTCCCTCACGCAGCCTGTCCCTGGATGTCGGCGGGAGCCAGGGGCATGTCCGGCGCGTGTTCATCGACGATCTGACCAAGTCCCAGATCAGCTCCTCGTACGTCAAATTCAACTGTCTGCTGGATGCCCTCTCCATCCAGGCTTTCTGGAACCGGATCGATCAGGAGGAGAAATCGGTCTATCTGACCAGCCCGGACGAGCGGATCAACTCCAACACAGTCGACCTCGAACTCCAGTACAAAAAAAACCTCAAATGGAACAACTCACTGGTTTCGGGCGCCTCGATCCGGCACAACTCGTTCAGCACGGATGTCACCCCGGCGGATGAGGAGCAGGACCTCTATTCTTTCTATCTTCAGGACGAGTACCGTCCCATCCCGGAGCTGAGCTTTCTGGCCGGCTGCCGGGTGGACCATCACCCCCTGACCAAGACCAATGTCAGCCCGCGTTTCAGCCTGATCTGCGCCCCGGACCGGGTGAACACCCTGCGCATTTCCCTGGCCCGGGCCTACCGCAACCCAAGCTTTCAGAACTCGGAACTGGACTACAAGCGGAGCTACCGTCTGCACGTGCTCGGAAACCGGGAGCTGAAGGCCGAGAAAGCCACCTCGACCGAGTTCGGCTACACCTTCTTCCCGGGCGAGATGATGAAGTTCAAGACCGACCTGTTCTTCCTGCGTTTCCACGACAACATCTTCCTGGAGAAGGCCCGACAGGAGGGCGATTTCCTGGTCCTGACCTTCAACAACCGGGATAAAGCCAGAATTATCTGGGGTTTTGAGTCCTCCCTCGATTTCATCCCCGTACCCTGCCTGAAATTCAACCTGAACTACAGCTTCCAGCGGGTGGGGAACGACTATTTCGTGGGTGCGCAGCAGTCGCCCCCGCGCGACAAGGCGAACTGCAAGGTGTCCCTGTCTCCGGCCGCCGGTGTGGACCTGAGCCTGAACGCCGGGTACACCAGCGGCTCCAAATGGATCGTGGTGGACCGGGACGGTGAGTTCGGGCTGTACAAAGTGCCGGCCCACAGCACGGTGGACACGCGTCTGGGCTACAGCGCCGGCGACAGCGGCCTCGAGCTGTTTGTCGCCGGCTACAACCTGTTCGACAACAAGGTGCGCGAATACCCGGTGGCCGAGCGGATTCGCCGGAGGGTGACAGTCGGTGCCTACTGGACTTACTGA
- a CDS encoding response regulator: MADKPDFQPSLEPALSTTTVAKYCRVSGVQVNRWIKDGKLKGYRYPGGRYKVSKKNFREFLELNNIPVIEKFFEENTPVKIMIGEDDVDFAQSIVQALEDEFPDYEVRAANDGYEVLLCMGSYIPDILLLDMKMPKINGLEVCQRVKSTDSLEGVKIVAMTGNSVTYTREVVLQNGADDYLIKPFERAELFRVIGKLLSRKAAV; encoded by the coding sequence ATGGCGGATAAGCCCGATTTCCAACCCTCCCTGGAACCGGCCCTGTCCACAACCACGGTAGCGAAATATTGCCGTGTTTCCGGAGTGCAGGTCAACCGCTGGATCAAGGACGGGAAGCTGAAAGGGTACCGGTATCCAGGTGGACGCTATAAAGTTTCGAAAAAGAATTTCCGGGAGTTCCTGGAGCTGAACAACATACCGGTCATCGAGAAGTTCTTCGAGGAAAACACGCCGGTCAAGATCATGATCGGTGAGGACGATGTCGATTTCGCCCAGAGCATTGTCCAGGCCTTGGAGGACGAATTCCCGGACTATGAGGTCCGGGCGGCCAACGACGGTTACGAAGTGTTGCTGTGCATGGGCTCCTACATCCCCGACATCCTGCTCCTGGACATGAAAATGCCCAAGATCAACGGCCTGGAGGTCTGCCAGCGGGTCAAGAGCACCGACTCGCTGGAGGGAGTCAAGATCGTGGCCATGACAGGCAACTCGGTTACCTACACGCGGGAAGTGGTGCTGCAGAACGGCGCGGACGATTACCTGATCAAGCCGTTCGAACGGGCCGAGCTGTTCAGAGTGATCGGCAAGCTTCTGAGCCGGAAAGCCGCAGTCTGA
- the trpB gene encoding tryptophan synthase subunit beta — MDGFKVDSFASHGHFGPYGGRYVPEMLVSALEALERAYLEARADSAFQAELECLLRTWSGRPTPLYFARNLSARLGGARIYLKQEGLGQTGSHKVNNCIGQALLARRMGKTRLIAETGAGQHGLATASVAARFGFECEIFMGELDMARQRPNVFWMEQLGAKVTPVPYGSRTLKEAVNASFKNWIENLENTYLLVGSALSSHPYPSMVRDFQSVIGREVRSQLQEAEGRLPDVLVACVGGGSNSIGLFHPFLDEKSVRLVGVEAGGLGLESGLHSARFKGGKHGIIEGYKSYFLQNEDGQTLTTHSVAAGLDYAGVGPEHALLHDLGRVEYVSATDAEVLAALKLLMKTEGIIPALESSHAVAEAVRRAPGLPKDCIMVVNLSGRGDKDIFIVAEALKDKAWLEFLERKAKAGYDE; from the coding sequence ATGGACGGCTTCAAGGTGGACAGCTTCGCCTCGCACGGCCATTTCGGGCCGTATGGCGGACGGTATGTGCCGGAGATGCTGGTGAGCGCCCTGGAGGCCTTGGAGCGGGCCTACCTCGAGGCGCGCGCCGACAGCGCGTTCCAGGCCGAGCTCGAATGTCTTCTGCGCACCTGGAGCGGCCGTCCCACGCCGCTGTATTTCGCCCGGAACCTTTCCGCCCGCCTGGGCGGGGCCAGGATATACCTGAAGCAGGAGGGCCTGGGCCAGACCGGCAGCCACAAGGTGAACAACTGCATCGGCCAGGCGCTGCTGGCCCGCCGCATGGGCAAGACCCGCCTGATCGCCGAGACCGGCGCCGGGCAGCACGGCCTGGCCACGGCCAGCGTGGCGGCGCGTTTCGGGTTCGAGTGCGAGATTTTCATGGGCGAGCTGGACATGGCCCGTCAGCGGCCCAACGTGTTCTGGATGGAGCAACTGGGCGCCAAGGTCACCCCGGTGCCCTATGGCAGCCGCACGCTCAAGGAGGCGGTGAACGCCTCTTTCAAGAACTGGATCGAGAACCTGGAGAACACCTACCTGCTGGTGGGCTCCGCGCTCAGCTCGCACCCCTACCCCAGCATGGTGCGCGATTTCCAGAGCGTGATCGGCCGCGAGGTGCGCAGTCAGCTCCAGGAGGCCGAGGGCCGTCTGCCGGATGTCCTGGTGGCCTGCGTGGGCGGCGGGAGCAACTCGATCGGCCTGTTCCACCCGTTCCTGGATGAGAAATCGGTCCGCCTGGTGGGAGTGGAGGCCGGGGGGCTGGGCCTGGAAAGCGGCCTGCACTCGGCGCGTTTCAAAGGCGGCAAGCACGGGATCATCGAGGGCTACAAGTCCTATTTCCTGCAGAATGAAGACGGCCAGACCCTGACCACCCACAGCGTGGCCGCGGGCCTGGACTACGCCGGAGTGGGCCCGGAGCACGCCCTGTTGCACGACCTGGGCCGGGTGGAATATGTCAGCGCCACGGATGCCGAGGTGCTCGCGGCGCTCAAGCTCCTGATGAAGACCGAGGGGATAATCCCGGCGCTCGAAAGCTCGCACGCCGTGGCCGAAGCGGTGCGCCGCGCCCCGGGCCTGCCCAAGGACTGCATAATGGTGGTGAACCTGTCGGGACGCGGGGACAAGGACATTTTCATTGTGGCCGAAGCTTTGAAAGACAAAGCCTGGCTGGAATTCCTGGAGCGCAAGGCGAAGGCGGGCTACGATGAGTAA
- a CDS encoding HAMP domain-containing histidine kinase: MNMPKAARFRASLGLKASLAVIALICLISALFSTFFILYQKSSSLNELRKRALSLAETLAYNSRYSVYAGDIQTLSRLIDGSRHDSDILRAALTDLEGKPIVSSGFPARCADSLLSLGRRDSLADWFPLEEGKVYRAQVPIPGEQVRSGEDESFLFEPLSEEKGDSVEAVKGETIAGYAVLDVSLGSMNRGLTAAARWAGLLTLALILVSIAAVVLIVRRLVSPIYSLAEATQEVARGEFGLRVELERKDELGVLADSFNEMSTRLKTSRDEFDALNQELEKRVSESTSELVARYGELQSTLSQMRSLNAAKDDFISLVSHELRTPLSSIQLFSETLLHGLSKEETKRADVLSTIIRNCRRLSRLINDVLDLSRMEAGRVQVHLRRFDLAELTAVTLDSLEPNFADRSLVCAREFPRNGIELTSDPDKVIQVVTNVVGNAIKFSPAGSRIEVGIEMPEGDALIRVRDHGPGIAPEDIPKVFDKFHQLENINLTVEGSGLGMSISKTLVEVLGGRIWIESRVGDGTCVFIRLPGKVPARLSAKARPA; encoded by the coding sequence ATGAACATGCCCAAAGCCGCCCGGTTCCGGGCCAGCCTGGGGCTCAAGGCCAGCCTGGCCGTGATCGCCCTGATCTGCCTGATCTCGGCCCTGTTCTCGACTTTCTTCATCCTGTACCAGAAAAGCTCCTCGCTGAACGAGTTGCGCAAGCGGGCCCTGTCCCTGGCCGAAACCCTGGCCTACAACAGCCGCTACTCAGTGTACGCCGGGGATATCCAGACCCTTAGCCGCCTGATCGACGGCTCGCGGCACGACAGCGACATCCTGCGCGCCGCCCTGACCGACCTGGAGGGCAAGCCGATCGTCTCCTCCGGGTTCCCGGCGCGCTGCGCGGACAGCCTGCTCAGCCTGGGACGGCGGGACAGCCTGGCCGACTGGTTCCCGCTGGAGGAGGGGAAAGTCTACCGCGCCCAGGTGCCGATCCCTGGGGAGCAGGTCCGCAGCGGGGAGGACGAGTCGTTCCTGTTCGAGCCGCTGAGCGAGGAGAAAGGTGACTCCGTGGAGGCAGTGAAAGGGGAGACGATTGCAGGTTACGCCGTGCTGGATGTCTCGCTCGGGAGCATGAACCGCGGCCTGACCGCTGCGGCGCGCTGGGCCGGGCTTCTCACCCTGGCCCTGATCCTGGTCTCCATCGCCGCAGTGGTGCTGATCGTGCGGCGGCTGGTCAGCCCGATCTACAGCCTGGCCGAGGCCACCCAGGAGGTGGCGCGCGGCGAGTTCGGCCTGCGGGTGGAACTGGAGCGCAAGGATGAGCTGGGCGTGCTGGCCGATTCGTTCAACGAGATGAGCACCCGGCTCAAGACCTCGCGCGATGAGTTCGACGCCCTGAACCAGGAACTCGAAAAGCGGGTCAGCGAGAGCACCTCCGAGCTGGTGGCGCGCTACGGCGAGCTGCAGAGCACCCTGAGCCAGATGCGCAGCCTGAACGCGGCCAAGGATGATTTCATCTCGCTGGTCTCGCACGAGCTGCGCACCCCGCTCAGCTCGATCCAGCTGTTCTCGGAGACGCTGCTCCACGGCCTGAGCAAGGAGGAGACAAAGCGCGCCGATGTCCTGAGCACAATCATCCGTAACTGCCGCCGCCTGTCGCGCCTGATCAACGATGTGCTCGACCTGTCGCGCATGGAGGCCGGAAGGGTCCAGGTGCACCTGCGCCGCTTCGACCTGGCCGAGCTGACCGCCGTGACCCTCGATTCGCTCGAGCCCAATTTCGCCGACCGCTCCCTGGTCTGCGCACGGGAATTCCCGCGCAACGGTATCGAGCTGACCAGCGACCCGGACAAGGTGATCCAGGTGGTGACCAATGTGGTGGGCAATGCGATCAAGTTCTCGCCGGCGGGTTCACGGATCGAGGTGGGGATCGAGATGCCGGAGGGCGACGCCCTGATCCGGGTGCGTGACCACGGGCCCGGAATCGCCCCGGAGGACATCCCCAAGGTGTTCGACAAGTTCCATCAGCTCGAGAATATCAACCTGACCGTGGAGGGCAGCGGCCTGGGCATGTCGATCTCGAAGACACTGGTCGAGGTCCTGGGGGGGAGAATCTGGATCGAGAGCCGGGTGGGGGACGGCACCTGCGTGTTCATCCGCCTGCCGGGCAAAGTGCCAGCCCGGCTGTCGGCCAAGGCGCGGCCGGCCTGA
- a CDS encoding secondary thiamine-phosphate synthase enzyme YjbQ, with protein MRKISLQTSRRTEFIDITDQVELALADSGVREGVCTVFTPHTTAAVTINENADPSVPRDILEIVDSVVPFDSPRYRHSEGNSAAHIKSSLFGCSLQVIVEEGRLQLGTWQGVYFVEFDGPRSRKVWITFTH; from the coding sequence ATGCGCAAGATCAGCCTTCAGACCAGCCGCCGCACCGAATTCATCGACATAACCGACCAGGTGGAACTGGCTCTGGCTGACTCGGGAGTGCGGGAGGGTGTCTGCACGGTGTTCACACCGCACACGACCGCCGCGGTGACGATCAACGAGAACGCCGACCCCAGCGTGCCGCGCGACATCCTCGAAATAGTCGACTCCGTGGTTCCGTTCGATTCCCCCCGTTACCGTCACTCCGAGGGCAACAGCGCCGCCCATATCAAGAGCAGCCTGTTCGGTTGCAGCTTGCAGGTGATCGTGGAGGAGGGCCGCTTGCAGCTGGGCACCTGGCAGGGGGTCTATTTCGTGGAGTTCGACGGGCCGCGCAGCCGCAAGGTCTGGATCACATTTACACATTGA
- the trpA gene encoding tryptophan synthase subunit alpha — MSNAIDLKLDSLRAAGAHGLMAHIVVGYPSLAASERLLLTIADSGADLIELQIPFTDPVADGPTILKANLASLANGIRVRDCFTFAERMAKKLTNVPLLFMTYINIPFNYGVEAFCRDSAAAGLAGLIVPDIPPEETAENYHGLCLGHSLHPIYVLSPSCTDSRIELIGARATGFLYATARVGITGARDGSRIAGLEAFAARLRSRVKVPLALGFGLSSREHVDEVKPLFDISVLGSRVIDLYNQGADEKAALDGVSSFLRSLR; from the coding sequence ATGAGTAACGCGATAGACTTGAAGCTGGACTCGCTGCGGGCGGCGGGCGCCCACGGCCTGATGGCCCATATCGTGGTGGGCTACCCAAGCCTGGCCGCCTCGGAGCGCCTGCTCCTTACCATCGCCGACTCCGGCGCCGACCTGATCGAGCTTCAGATACCGTTCACCGACCCGGTGGCGGATGGCCCCACGATCCTCAAAGCCAACCTGGCCTCGCTGGCCAACGGCATCCGCGTGCGCGACTGTTTCACCTTTGCCGAGCGCATGGCGAAAAAGCTGACAAACGTGCCCCTGCTGTTCATGACCTACATCAACATCCCGTTCAACTACGGCGTCGAGGCGTTCTGCCGCGACAGCGCCGCTGCCGGCCTGGCCGGGCTGATCGTGCCCGACATCCCGCCCGAGGAGACCGCTGAAAACTACCACGGTCTCTGCCTGGGCCACAGCCTCCACCCGATCTACGTGCTCAGCCCCTCCTGCACCGACAGCCGGATCGAGCTGATCGGCGCGCGGGCCACCGGTTTCCTCTACGCCACCGCGCGGGTGGGGATCACCGGCGCGCGCGATGGCAGCCGCATTGCCGGACTGGAGGCGTTCGCCGCACGGCTGCGCTCGCGGGTGAAAGTACCCCTGGCCCTGGGCTTCGGCCTCTCCAGCCGCGAGCATGTGGACGAGGTGAAACCCCTGTTCGACATTTCGGTGCTCGGCAGCCGGGTGATCGACCTCTACAACCAGGGCGCGGATGAGAAAGCCGCCCTGGACGGGGTGTCCTCCTTCCTGCGTTCACTGCGCTGA